One Malania oleifera isolate guangnan ecotype guangnan chromosome 9, ASM2987363v1, whole genome shotgun sequence DNA segment encodes these proteins:
- the LOC131164364 gene encoding small ribosomal subunit protein uS14z/uS14y/uS14x, which yields MGHSNVWNSHPKSYGPGSRACRVCGNPHGLIRKYGLMCCRQCFRSNAKEIGFIKYR from the exons ATGGGTCATTCGAACGTCTGGAACTCGCATCCGAAGAGCTACGGCCCTGGGTCTCGTGCCTG CCGAGTTTGTGGAAACCCACATGGGTTGATCAGGAAGTACGGGCTTATGTGTTGCAGGCAGTGCTTCCGTAGCAATGCCAAGGAAATTGGCTTCATCAAG TATCGTTAA